From the Triticum urartu cultivar G1812 chromosome 4, Tu2.1, whole genome shotgun sequence genome, the window AGACATGCTTAATCAACTGGAACTCTAGATGAAATAAGGCATTTGATGAGCTGGCCCATATAACTGAAGGCATATCATGGTCCATAACAGCGTTCAGCCTAACATGGTATACAGTGGTCTGATTTGAAACGCACACAGCACAGCTCACGATCAGTAGACAAGGAACACcgccttagtccactagttagaACAGCAGGCGTAGTTCATCAGTAGTACAACAAAAATGTACAATTTAGCTAGGATGAATCAACATGGGCACTGACGCAGCAATTCAAAACATTTCAAAAACAGGATCAGCACCCAACGGAGATACTATACACGTTCCATGATCCATTCGGACTACCAACACAGCACATTTTCAACAACCGGCTAACACTGGCGGGCGACTACCAACACAGGAAAAATGTCATCGTGCGAGAGATTAGCTGCACCTTTGTAGATCAGAACTCTGCTTCAGGAGGTGCACGGTAATACGCGGGGACGGTAGCAGGGAAGAACATTTGCCTCACACCTTCAGCTTTGATGATTGGGAAGATGATACCACATGCACCCTGCAGTTGTGAACGTTGTTTATTAGCAAAGCTAGTAAAAGGCACGAAGCTATATCGAACAATGGATCGTGACGTATAATGATGTGCTTGCCAATACTCTGTATGGCCAGTCTCTAGTAAATTTTGCTACAGCAGGAGCATATTCTGTATGTTCACCCTCAACCATGTACTCAAAAGATGAATATACTGGATGCCAAAACTTCGCGACACCAGGTACTAACATACAGTAGTTATGCAAACAAGCATAAATTTTGACAAAACAGAACAGATTTCATGGATCATATTAGATATTCTGGAGCAAATGCAAATGAGCAGAAAAGATAGAAAGCAGCTAGTTCCATTCCTTCTTACCGCCGTCTTCATGTTACTACTGAAGTCTAAAACATTAACATAGATATGAAATCATTTGAAAAAACAGATTCCGGGACTTACCGAAATCAATCTCGCTCCGGTCCACATTCGTTTAGGTGAAGGAAGGGGGAGCATCAGCCGTCCAACACCAAAGATAGCAACAGCAAAGAAGTGTGCAACCAAACTCAATGGCCGAGGATTAAGACCAGAGAGTAGAGCAATGGGCCCATTTGAACAGACACCTCCAAGGCTTAAGTAATCAAAGCAAGCTTGGCGCATCTCGTCCCTAGCCTTGTCAGGCGAGGAACTGAAGACTTTGTATAGAGCACCAGCCAATGTGTTTATTGTAGAAGCAACCGGCTGAAAAAGGAGAAGAATTGAATTAAAGAAACTGTATTACACTGGAAAAGCTGGGCATTAAACTGCAATATGAAGAGTTGAAGACTGACCTTCCGCAGAGTATAGAATGACTCTAGGTATTTGCAGAGGGCAGAGGCATCATGCAGATTGCGAAGAGGCTTGAGAAGATTACGCAGGACGACTATATCTGATAATGCAACAGTCATTCCTCCACCTGTTAAAGGGTGTCGCATATTGAAAGCATCTCCCATCAAAAGTGCACCAGGTGTTGGATGTGGTGCAGCTGGCATGCTCCTATTTGGCATTGTTCTTATGCTTCCCTTATcaattgctgctataaaagaatCATAGATTTGTGGAGGAATCTGAGAAATGACAACATAGGATATCCATTAAAATCTCGTTATAGAAATCAGGCAGTTGAAATTACACTTAGGACAAGATCAACTGCAATAGTAATACTTATAGTAGTACCTGAGGTGCAACCACGGTCTTGAGATAATTTGCCATTTCACCACTTGCTATGGAAGGCACCTTCTGACCAGGGACATCTACCAAACAGCGAACCTCGGTGCTGCTTATCGGGTAAAATAGGATGGGAGAAGGATTGGCCAAGATAACATGGCCATGGTTCGCATGAGGAAGTTCACAATTCTCCAGGACCAGGCCAACAAAGCAAGACGGCACCTCAACCTAAGCACAAAATTACATTATATCAGTACAGTAAACCAAAAAATGATAATCAGCAGTGAGTATAATGTGAGAACTGTACCTTTGGAGAGCAAAGGGCACGTCTTAAGTTCGAAAAGCAGCCATCACATACAATTGTCAATGGTGCATAAGCCTTTAGTTCTTCACCTGACTTGATCTTGTATTGCACACCCTTAACTGTACCATTTTCTTCAAGCAAAGATGTAACTGTTCCTTGCTCCAGTTGGACACTGTAAATCCAATAGTATGTCAAACATTATTCTCAGTTGAAAGTCCAGGTGTGTAAACAGTTAGATTTATGTGAAGCTAACCCATTTAAAATGTATATGATTTTTTTGAAAAGAGCATGAGAGCAAATACACCAAAATTTAAGAACTTCCACACAAGCAGAATTAAACCATTGCAAAGGGCCGCACTTTTAAAGTATTACCATTCTAAGGCATAGCTTATGGGTAAAATGAACTTATCATGTAGAAGGATAGCAGATGAAAACTAGACAAAGAAGTACACCAAATAATTACTAAAGATATCTCATATGGGCAATGAGGTATTACTTGGGTAACGACGCAGCTTTTTCACGCATCCTCTGAATAAACCGTCCATTGTGAAAGCTCCTGCCAGCCACATCTGAATGGAACTTCTCCAAGGGGTAAGAAAGTTTTGTGTTCTTCCCATCTTTGAACAACGCGTAACCAAGGACACGCTGTGCATCAATTTCATCAACGCAGTCTGGGTAGAATCAAATAGTCAGTATACATTACCTATGGTTCTGTTAGGAAACCCATTTTAAGCAGGAGGCGTAAAGCTTACCCTGCAGACCCAATTCCATCAATTTCAGGTAGCCTCCAGGTTGTAACAATTCGCCCACAATTCTATCTGGCTCTGTCAGGTCTCTCTCTATAACATGCACCCGTCTACCATCCTGTGTCACCAACAAATAAAGCAGGATATAAGCAAAAAATCCAAGATAACAGTAATGCACCATTTGATCATGAAAGCAGCAGAATTGCATTTTAGTTGTTATATCCAAATCTAGACGAAACTAGGGTCATCACGGTAATACTGCTTTTAGGGATATACTGTATTTTCACAAGGATATGTATCTTAACACTCTTGGCTGGTACACAACCTCTGACAATTATAGAAGGAACTTTCTTCTTTAATTTGTTGCCTAAACTATCACTCATTGTGTGGAGTTATTACGAACAAAACCAAAAGAATCAAGTACAATAACTCGTTCAACATTTTCCTATTGACGATATATCATTGGCGGAGTTGCTGTAAGCCACAGAAGAAAATTAAGTGGGTCCTCAAAGTAGTTGGGCATTTCAGTAATGGTGCAAAGCTAGAAGACATCAAGTCTCTGTTGGAGCAGGTTGGACGAGAGAGCATGGAAAAGGCTAGAGAAAGAGAGAAGATAATACAGATGACCTCCTCTTTTGCCCATTTATGAGTAATTTACAGTTCTGTCACCACATGTTCTCATTCATTTAGCCAGAAAGAAAATAAGCAATTTCAGCAAAACTTGCAAGGCAGCCCTGGCATGATTTTTGCAAGGCAAAACAAATTTATTACTCCCTCTGATCCATATTAATTGTACTAAATCAGCAACAATTAATATGGATCAGAGGGAGTAAAAACAAATTTCTTGTGTGTATTATTCTGCCACCGTTGTTTTCCCCTCTCTTTTCTGTCCCTCCAAGCGTGCCATGCCCACCAGGAAGCAGGAATTGATTGATGCGTGGACACAGGGTGATAAATTTTGTACCACGGCTTTTTGGAAGAGATTTTTTTTTCCCTATTTAGAATTGCATGACATGACATTTAAGGAACACCTTCTCAGCACCATACGAATTCTACATCCCCAACACACAAATAACAGACTTCGCTTTCACCTAAGGGTGAAAACACGCGTCAGGTGCTGCAACAAATCACAATTATTCCCTGCATGCATCCGTCCCAGATCAAGAGCCGTCACATGACTTGCGTGCACCCACCCCAGATCAAAAGCCGTTACATGACTTTTCTAACGAAAAGGTGGCTAGGAACCGATGATAGCAATGACAGAGCAGTTGCCCTTTCTGAATCGAGAGGTGTTTGTTCTGATAGATAATCTATACTTGATCCTTTCTGGGAACTCATGGTGGAAATTTTGATCCCTGCGTTCAATCTCCTGTTCTCCTTTTTTGACTTCAAATTCGGTCCTATTTCTTGAGAACGAGAACCACAAGTTTCCGGTCTAAAAGAAACAAGAAGTCCCTGCCTAACCAGCGGAACGCGAGGACGGAGAAGTAAGCAAGGAGAAAACATGTCACCTTTCCGAGCGTGTACGCGAGGGCAGATCCGGCGACCCCGGCTCCGACGATGATGACGTCCGTCGGGCCGTCCACGGCCGCGCTCCCTGCGCCGTCGGCGACCGCGCAGCCGTCGTCCGGCGCGGGGATCCCTTCGACCGGAGccccgcggcggcggcgctggcgctGGCGCCCCAGCGCGGCGGCGACGAGCACCGCCGCGAGGAGCGTGGCCGCGGCGGCGCCAGCGAGCTGCCCGACGTCGGCGGCCGCAGCCATGCCGCAATGGGGGCCTGCTCCTGGGGTCGTCGTTCCTCGGGGGTTTCTcagcgcggcgcggcgcggcgcgttCGTTGGGTTTGCGTGTGGGCTCTCTCGGGCCGAGGGGCGACGGGAGAGAGGGTGATGCGTGCGGGGAAGAGACGGAGCGGGGGAGAGTGCCAGGCGGTGAAATTGGGACGAGAGACGagacgagagagagggagaggcggCCGCTTGGAGTTGGAGATTGTTCCGTTTTTTATGGGGCGGAGGAGGGAGGGAGATCGCTCTCTCCGCCCTGCCTGTCCCTGTAGCTGGCTGTCTCTGCTCTGGCTGGCTGACCTCGCTGGATTTTTCTGGTATTTTCCTCTTGGAATATGTTCGTCCTTCTTGTCTAAAGAGAACTATTTTTTTTGTTGCATTTGTTCGGCGATCGGTTTGTACTTTGTTCTGCAAATATAATTTTATTATATTAGTTATTAGTATTATACTATAATAGTAACACATGAGGCGAAAACGACGCGACGGTCCGTATCATGGGTCCATATGGGGGTGTGCCTAGCAGCTGGCCTGACTTGAATACATAAAGTAAACCACTGCATCATTGAAGTTATGAATGAAGATTTGTAGGCTAGTGAGTAGGAGTAGCACCCTATTACAACTACGCTACGCTGAAACATCGTTGACGAGTGAAACGTGCACACATAACCGACCCGGCCCACCGGACTACAGaacgagaagaagaagaaacaatGTCCGATCCCGCGGGAATACTGGATGCGCGAGGGAGAGCGCGCGCTGTCACGCGAAACGGTCCAGAAACGCTCCACGACAGCTCTGACGTGCGCCCGTGGCTGGCACCGTGCCAGCTCACGTGCCGTCAGCGGTGGGGGCGCGGCACAAGCATCTCGCCTGACGCTGGATCGATCGCATCCCCGTCTGCCGCCGGTGCGAGGCGGTTTCGTGCCGTCCGTTTTCCCGCAGGCGCCCATCGCAGCTCCGCGTCACGGGAGCACGCGGCGCAGattctctcttttttttaatgTTGGTAGTAGTTTTACCAAATTCATTGATCAGAAGAAAGGAGGTTGGTCCAGTTTATGAGGGAAACCGGACCCGAAAACCATACAACAGCGCTTTTCGGCAAACAACAACACACATCCTCACGAGCCACGAGTCCCTCTAACCAGATCTACCTCCATGACGATGCTCCCAAGAGAGAACGCGACACACCGAATAGCGCCGCCATCGTCCGATCTAACTAAATCAAGGGTTTCCTCCAGAGTGCGTCGGGAAAGGCAAGGTGAGAGCAGCTACATCAATGCCTCCAACAAAGGAGTCATGCCTGAAAGCGCCGCCATCGACGACTCCGGCCACAACCGGAGTACGACTTTCGCCGGCAGTCTCACCTGCATAGCCCGAACCTAGGATCCGATCAGCCTACAAACCGAACCACTATCCTTGCCTCCACGGCTAACCGCACCTTCCCGGCGAGCTCGACGTGCTTCCAAACCTTGCATCCGCATCCCCCACTGGACGGAGGATGCAACCCCTAGCGGCGCCATTCTTCTCCCATCGAAAAGATGCAACCAAGCACAACGCCATTCGTCTCCCCGAGGATGCAACGCCTGCCGGCCATTCATCTCCCGACGAAGGATGCAACACCCACAACGAGGCCATTCCTCTTCCTCCAGCCACCACCATCTCGTCCTCCCACCTGAAACAGCGTCGAGCTTTCCGAACCACCATCAGGAGGATGCAACACCAAGCAGGTGCCATTCATCTCCCACATCTTCTCTCGCACGGTGACCCGCAGCCACGCCAACCACCGCTGCCCCAGGCAGCCAGATCCGTCCACGAGCGCGCCAGATCGAGAAAGGCCACAGCGAGGTCCACGCCCATCCCGCGATGCTGCAGCAGATCCGCGCAGAGAACGGCGCCCAAGCAACACGCTCACGCGCCACCCTGGATCTGAATGCAACAGCACAACGGCGCGCCCCCGCACAGCACCCTCGTCCAGCCACACGGACCGGCAGCGCCCTCGCACCGCGCCCACGTCCTCCCGCGCAGACCAGCAGCGCCCTCCTCTTGCCGCACGAACCGGCCGCGCCGCCCCAGATCTGGCGCATCGGCAGCTACTTCGGCACCCCGTGGATCCGACGCCAATCTCGCGGATCTGGCGCGCACGTCGCCGCGCCCGACTGGCGCGCCGGCCAGCCCTCCGGCCGCCTGCCGCGGCTGCCCGCCACATCGCCTGACGAGGCTGCCCCCGCGCAGCACGCCAAACGAGCGGGGAAGGAAGGGCCCGCGGAGcttgccggcggcggcgggggagaaGGGGCAGAGGAAGGTGGTTGGCCGGCGGCGGCTAGGGTGTGCACCCGAGTCGCCCGCGGGGAGGGGCGACGCGGGGCCAGTTTTACGTGGTGCAGATTCTCGTCTAAATCTTCTGTATGCGGTCCGGATCACGCTGTCCGTATAGCAGAAGTCATCCAACACTGGTTTGTATGAGTCCGCGGCGTGGTTCGGATGCAATTTTTTTCGTAAACCGAAGACAAACATGAAGAGTTTTAGGGATCGTTTGGATAGCGAACATTAGCTACGGATTTATAATAAACCAGTTTTTAGCCCATTTTTAGCAAAACCGGTTTTACTAATAGATAATTGAATAACCAGTTTATAGAAAACTATGATTGGGTTACGAAAGTGGTAAAACGAGTCTGTCCAGTTCCTTGTCTGGGGAATTGTTTGGAACTCTGAATAAAATTCTCATGACTTTCTATTTCTGCCGTGACACTTTATCCAATTTGGTGGCCGGCTGACTTTCCTTGAGCTACAGCCTCCGAGCTCACTCGCCATGACGTCCATGGCAGTCCGCCGTGCAGTGCCGGCCACGCTGAGGCTGGAGCTCGGCTATTCCCATGGCAGTCATCCATGTAACTGCAACACATGTACACTCGCCAACATCACCATCACAGACAGCAGTAGCAGAAGGATGACGATTCTCCAGTGAGCATGTAGGTTTGAGGCCACACTTATGAGGAGTTCCGGATGGAGGCGTCTTTGACGAGGAAGGAGGAAATATTATGCATCCAGCCATGGCGatactttttttatttttaggttgttgAGAAATAAGCGGAGGCGATAGGAATAGTTGTGATCGAGTATACAGGGATCGCGTTTTTGGAAAACGAGAATGCTAAATTTCTGCCGACTGGCAGTTTGCAACAGATCCGAACGGTTCACTCATGTTAGATCCGCATCGAACGCCCCATGCAAGTTTCATCTCGCATCTCTTTTTTTTCCTACTCACGCATGTCTGGGAAGGCAGTTTCTTTTTTTCCGGGCATCATTCCCGCGAGGGAGTTTCCTTATTTTTCAGCAATTATTCCCGCGAAGGAGTTTTCTTTTTTTTCGGCCATCATTACTGCGAGGGAGTTTCCTTTTTTTCGGCCATCATTACTGCGAGggagttttctttttctttcggCCATCATTACCGCAAGGGAGTTTCCTTTTTCTTTCGGCCATCATTACCGTGAGGGAGTTTCCTTTTTCTTTCGACCATCAATCCCTCGTACAAGTTTCTTTTTTGGATCCCTCGATCTGGTTCAATTTCGCAAAAAGCTGGGGAGCTTGGAGTCGAACCTCATACCCCTATAGGTTAGTTATGAACTCAATAACCACTTGGACTGGCTCGGCTTTGACGACAAAtctagttttcttttcttttgtaccTTCACATATCCAGCCAAAAAATAACAAAGAAAGGAACGTTGTGTAAATAGCACGGTACATAGGATTCGTACATGGGGTCCCTACCTAACTAAGTTGATGTCCATTAACCATCTCAAACTAAGTGGATTTTCTGTGTGAACTAAGCTCATTTTGTCTTCGGATTGAAAAAATCATGGATCTGGCAAAAAAATTCTTAAAAACAAAACCCCGGTAAATTCTATGTAAATAGCATATACACCATGCAGCTGATATTTTACACAAAACACCGCGGTAACTTTGATCAAGCAAAAAAGTTGTTAAAAAGATTAAAAAAACCTCGATAACTTTTGTGTAAATAACATGATGACATAAGCACCATTgacctgataacttatgtacaACACCATGATAACATTGACCCAAGGAAAAAATTGTTAAAAACACCCTATGATAACTACTATGTAAATAGGATGGCAATTTATGCCCCACGTCACCTCGAGAAAGCTATTTTCCACTCGACTGGAAATTCGCTAACAGATCCGAACGATACGGTATCCGTCCGATCGGCATCTCGCGATCACGATCGAGCGAGTAAACTACTCCTTCCGCATGTACCCCGCGCGAGAAAATCAGGGTCCCCGGGTCCCCACGTCATCCATGCAGCGTCGCACGTCCTGCCCCCGAGGAACGGCTTGATAACTTATGTGTCATAGACGTGATAATTATATAGTACATGCCTGGTATTGACCTGGAAAAAAAATCATCGGAACATATCGGCATGTTATCTAGTTTTAAAGGTCTCATCGCGATGAATCTTTATGTGAAGACAATTTCTCAATCCCATGGACGTTTGAGCTACAAAACATTTTGAATTTTTAGTTTTGAAAAGAATTTAGGCTGGCATCATTATTTTTTTCTGCATGCATGTGATTAGCTGCTAATTAAACTAACTATTACTGGACAGTGAACACACACATAAAAAGGAAACGATACGAGCTATGTCAGAAGTTAGCACTGCTCTCATGTGAATAGCATGGTAACTCACATATCGTAGACCTGATAACCTATGTACCTCGGTCCTAATAACTTTGGCATggggggaagggggagggggttGATGAAATATCCCTTCGGTAACTTTTGTGTGAATAGCATGGTAACTCACATGTCGCAGGCCCGATAACCTTGTACCTCAGTCCTGATAACTTTGGCATGGGGGGAGGGGGTTGATGAAATATCCCCTCAGTAACTTTTGTGTGGATAGCATGGTAACTCACATATCGCTgacctgataacttatgtaccTCGGTCCTGATAACTTTGACATGGAAGGGGGGATTGATGAAATATCCCCTTGGTAAGTTTTGTGTGAATAACATGGTAACTCACATATGCGGACCTGGTAACTTATGTACCTCGGTACTGGTAACTTTGGCATGTGGGGGAGGGGGGTTGATGAAATATCCCCTCAGTAACTTTTTGTGTGAATAGCATGGTATCTCACATATCGCAGACCATGATAATTTATACCCCGGTAATATCTGTAAACAACATGGTAACATATGTAGCTCAGGCGTGATATCTTACTTAGCCCAGAAGTAGTAACTTTTGATCCGAAATAAAAGTTATCTGAACAAATCAACGTAGTATCTAGTTTTGATGCTTTCTTTGAGAATCTTTTCGATCGGACCAACGGTTTGAACTACAAAACATTTGAAGTTTCGAAATAAAGGGGAATCAAGGATGACATCAACTTTTGGGTATTCTAATTCATTTGCATGTGGGGAGAATTGGAGGACCACTTTTATGCCCCGGTAATTTCTATATAAATAAGATGGTAACTTACGTATCATAGACGTGATAACTTACTTAGCCTGGGCCTGATAACTTTTGACCCTGAAAAAAAGTCATCAAAACATACCAACATGGGATCTAGATTCGAAGATCTCGTCACGACGAATCTTTTATGTGAAAACAGTTTTTCAATCAGAGCTATGGTTTGTGCTACAaaatattttaaaatttgaatttcaAAGAAATCTTTGATGACATCAGTAGTTTAGTTTTTATATGCATGCATATTTAACTATGCAGCTGCAAGCTACGCACGCATGCAAAGTTATCATCGCTCATCCAGCATGCATGCGTACGGCGATCGTCCGTGCCTATAGCTAAAATCCTGCCGTCCGGTCATTAGCACAGTCCAAAAACTACTAATAGTCGTTTTTCTATAAACGCAGAATATGAGGATTCCCAGAACCAAGTTTTATATATCCACGGGTTTGTTAGAGCACCCAAACAAGATTATATTCTGTTAGGAAGTTTTGCAGGTTTATAGAGATCTGGTTTTTCATATACCACGTAGACCCATTTTGTTCGTCTGCGTCCGTTTGGGTCAGCGCGGACAAAAGTGGCGTCCCAACGCACCGACCCAAACCCAAATCACGTCCGCGTCGTGTCCACGCCGACACATTTGCGGCTCAAATTTGCGCCCCAAATGCGTCGGTGCGGACGCCGAACGGACGCTTCGCGCGCCTTCTCGCTGTCCGACGCGTCCTCACATGGCGGCCGTCCAACTACCCGCTGCCCACGCGGTCAACTTAATTTATGACGGCGGGCCCATGCGTCAGCGATGGCGCTCGTCCTTTTTTAAGCCGACCGTgcggcggggccgtcctcatccAAACTCGCCGTCCCCATCTGCCCATCCTTGCTCCCTCGTCGCCGGCATACCCTAGCCACCGCAACCACAACGACGATGGGCCTCTTCTCCGGCGCCAGCGGCAGCAAGGCCAAGGGCAAGTCCCCCGCCACCCCTTTCCCCTCCGAGTTTCTCCCACCTCCGCCGGCGCCTCGCCGGCAGAGGCAGCGCGTTAGTGTGCCAGTGCACCAGGCAAAGTGGCACTGGCAGAACCGCCAGCCACTGCCGTATCCCGACGTGACGCTGCCGCACGACTGGCATCTGGATCCAGATAGGATCCCAGTGCCGGCGGCGCCGTGGTCGGCTCGTGCTCACGCGGAGGAGGTGCGGCGCCGGCGGGCGCTGCTGACGGCGGAGCAGCGCTGCGACAACGCCTACGCAACCGACTCGCCCAACTGGGCGAGGTGGTTCGCCTTCGAGCACGAGGAGGCGAGGCACCGGGGCGTGCGCGAGGTCGACCGGAGGCCAACGCCGCTGGTCGCCCGCGAGGAGGACCAGGCGGCGGAGGACGCCTACCAGGCGGCCCTTGCGGCCGTCTACTGTGAGAGCGAAGAGGACGAACGGCGCAgagcggaggcggcggaggcgaaAGAGGAGGCCCGCTACGAGGCGGCAATGGCGCAGGCCCTTGCCCTCTCCGCGGCGGGCGACAGCGTGGTGCCGTCGGTGGCCCCGCCGTCCCCCATCAAGCCGGAGCCGGAGCCGCAGCCGGAGCCCGAGCCCGAGCCCATCGCGCGCTTCTCCTGGAATGGAGTGGTGCTCGAGTGGGTGTCCGCGCCACCAGTCTGGCTGGGGGTGACGCCGGCGCAGGAGCAGGCCTACCTCGAGATGTGGCGCCAGCACCGGCTGGCAGAGGAGTGCCGGCAAGGCGAGTACGAGGAGATGCTCGATCGCGACCTCGAGGAGGAGGCGCGcgaggccgaggaggaggcgcgccaggccgCGGCTGCACAGGCGGCCGCACAGTCCCCCACTCCGGCACTGCCTGCGCCGGCACAGCCCGACATGACAGCGCTCTGGAACACAGCGTTCGCCTGGACCGGGCCGGCGCCGATGCTCATCGACCTCACGGACCCcaaggacgacgacgacgatgccTAGGGCAGCGCGCTGCCTCGTAGTTTAggctgtttttatttttttaaaatgCAAATGTGGACGCGTGGACTCTCGCCGGCCTTCGTGGCCGGCTTTAATATTTAATTAATGTAGTTTCTCTTTTTTAAATATGCATGCGTTCATTTTTTTTG encodes:
- the LOC125552432 gene encoding squalene monooxygenase SE1-like, which translates into the protein MAAAADVGQLAGAAAATLLAAVLVAAALGRQRQRRRRGAPVEGIPAPDDGCAVADGAGSAAVDGPTDVIIVGAGVAGSALAYTLGKDGRRVHVIERDLTEPDRIVGELLQPGGYLKLMELGLQDCVDEIDAQRVLGYALFKDGKNTKLSYPLEKFHSDVAGRSFHNGRFIQRMREKAASLPNVQLEQGTVTSLLEENGTVKGVQYKIKSGEELKAYAPLTIVCDGCFSNLRRALCSPKVEVPSCFVGLVLENCELPHANHGHVILANPSPILFYPISSTEVRCLVDVPGQKVPSIASGEMANYLKTVVAPQIPPQIYDSFIAAIDKGSIRTMPNRSMPAAPHPTPGALLMGDAFNMRHPLTGGGMTVALSDIVVLRNLLKPLRNLHDASALCKYLESFYTLRKPVASTINTLAGALYKVFSSSPDKARDEMRQACFDYLSLGGVCSNGPIALLSGLNPRPLSLVAHFFAVAIFGVGRLMLPLPSPKRMWTGARLISGACGIIFPIIKAEGVRQMFFPATVPAYYRAPPEAEF